One window of the Branchiostoma lanceolatum isolate klBraLanc5 chromosome 3, klBraLanc5.hap2, whole genome shotgun sequence genome contains the following:
- the LOC136430971 gene encoding proteoglycan 4-like isoform X3: MGRCNVSRYGQRGTIYTPNYPGSYPSSTDCYWNISVAKDHIIKFRFQHFRMSEDSWVSVSDTADRAGGVRITGQDPVGGYVTSSATASVYFRARPSQNAASPRENDGFPNGFILLFEAIRRCPTPTITHGGFDVMRPMTVVSDGSIVTGDTVQFYCDDGYRLTGPERLLCTENGDFDKDTPVCYIPETIVIVIARTTRRTTPGPLPLTSREGPALRPRAPGTSVRPNIATPTTFSTILQPAARVTTAQTSTPTQRPTTRPLRRPTKTKRPPSSRPTQWTTVPSRSRDRSTERTAPDVTVTARSSVTLLDGATKDEKTTSKAPTDSRKRPTTGDEKGVLVSTDTRPAEPYSTKTTSLDVPFTARSTPFISTKTTGWVPVSSPHKSGPFHSTSTTETRQQTTGVRKGLPTLFTQSLPKTTHHTTESTKTFLTTPAEDSRTQQQEVTNDPTATARRLGLNIFALIAIAVAALAFLFLLLILVIWSCRRRNHKIKHQKLELLNYRTEIRAPPTGGTTPENVPMSDMSSSGRVT; the protein is encoded by the exons atGGGCAGGTGTAACGTCTCTCGGTATGGACAGCGAGGCACCATCTACACTCCCAACTATCCTGGGTCCTACCCGAGTTCGACAGATTGCTACTGGAACATCAGTGTGGCGAAGGACCACATCATCAAATTTAGATTCCAACACTTCAGAATGAGCGAAGACAGCTGGGTGAGTGTGTCGGATACTGCAGACAGGGCCGGCGGAGTGAGGATCACCGGACAGGACCCTGTGGGCGGGTACGTCACAAGTTCGGCAACTGCGTCGGTGTACTTCCGGGCACGTCCGTCACAGAACGCCGCGAGTCCTCGGGAAAACGACGGCTTTCCCAATGGATTTATCCTGTTGTTTGAAG CCATCAGGAGATGTCCGACACCAACAATCACCCATGGAGGCTTCGACGTCATGCGGCCCATGACGGTGGTCAGTGACGGCTCCATCGTGACCGGAGACACCGTCCAGTTCTACTGTGATGACGGCTACCGGCTCACCGGGCCAGAACGTTTACTCTGCACGGAGAATGGGGACTTCGACAAAGACACCCCAGTGTGTTACATTCCAGAGACCATTGTCATTGTAATTGCCAGAACTACAA GAAGAACTACACCGGGACCACTTCCGCTAACGTCCAGAGAAGGACCAGCTCTACGCCCAAGAGCGCCAGGAACAAGCGTGAGACCAAATATAGCAACACCAACAACTTTTAGCACCATTTTACAACCAGCCGCACGAGTTACAACTGCACAGACATCTACACCCACGCAGAGACCTACAACACGGCCACTTCGTCGACCAACTAAAACCAAACGGCCCCCTTCATCTAGGCCAACTCAATGGACAACTGTGCCATCACGGTCAAGGGATCGTTCGACCGAGAGAACTGCACCAGACGTCACTGTAACGGCAAGGTCCAGTGTCACACTACTTGATGGAGCCACGAAGGATGAAAAGACCACTTCAAAGGCACCCACTGATTCAAGAAAGCGCCCAACCACGGGAGATGAAAAGGGAGTGCTTGTCTCCACTGACACCAGGCCAGCAGAAC CTTACTCGACGAAAACAACATCCCTTGACGTGCCGTTTACTGCGAGAAGCACGCCCTTTATCTCGACCAAAACAACTGGATGGGTACCAGTCTCCTCCCCACACAAGTCAGGACCATTCCACAGCACCTCAACCACCGAGACCAGGCAACAAACAACCGGTGTGCGGAAAGGTCTCCCAACCTTGTTCACACAGTCACTGCCAAAGACAACGCATCACACGACAGAATCCACCAAGACGTTCCTGACGACCCCCGCTGAAGACTCGAGGACACAACAGCAAGAGGTCACCAACGACCCAACCGCAACGGCCCGCAGATTGGGATTAAACA tcTTCGCCCTGATCGCTATCGCTGTGGCGGCCTTGGCTTTCCTGTTCCTACTGCTGATACTGGTCATATGGAGCTGTCGAAGAAG GAACCACAAGATCAAGCATCAGAAACTGGAGCTGCTGAACTACAGGACAGAAATAAGAGCGCCTCCTACTGGCGGCACCACACCGGAGAACGTGCCGATGTCAGACATGTCCTCAAGTGG CAGGGTGACTTAG
- the LOC136430975 gene encoding uncharacterized protein: MGPGLLFSRASGTMKEKAFILGLVALVCARVRAQIEECYTRRDDRVVYEGKVNVSEFGDPCLHWTATGGQQLHNYCRAPRVGDLKPWCYVLVGGKSLVEAQCDIQHCTECYTLTGSDYRGNQSEPYSGVRTACMSWADTGGGKQVSTARYPGGSQGIGEHNYCRNPDGRSTPWCYTGQFAGNALGCHIQNCKAPGYLGCYNLRYNMWTITRHQPFGSLTIPSCLDFCRRQGAQYGGVSQGTQCYCIVGPKNAQRALREVHDCGTPCSGDNRQFCGGQNSMALFDVKMGRCGGYLYSTRGTVYSPNWPDPFPTSKICSWTITVPEDRFVRLRFKYYDIPDKNDYVSVWNNQTDSGEVLKPQDMKDGHVVETNAVNLYFSSDPHGSGGGFSLLYEAIKQCPEPSIPHGMTSASFFLPGHKASFRCRPGFTRVGPRTATCQDNGEFDQLPKCVPNKGTVVTTKGPKRTDAATEAGRTNWRTKTTDPPARPSDSYGRPFSTKDSHDTADGLTTPVAEAVPGTADKQSSHVEFSYVLILIVALSIAVLLIVVLLVLVLILCKQKKERDRHRGDESRNGEVVVYETVPMTATKSSETTPTSNGHSTFHPPKRENIYDSVPEVQYATVNKQRKSESNGDVDDKQVNQKHDLNKNEDAGSDDTHDYAEPPDAGRPETNDSGDGRE, encoded by the exons ATGGGACCAGGTTTGTTGTTCAGTCGAGCTTCAGGCACCATGAAGGAGAAAGCTTTCATCCTCGGCTTAGTGGCCCTAGTCTGTGCCCGAGTCCGCGCCCAAATCGAAG AATGCTACACCAGAAGAGATGACCGTGTGGTGTATGAGGGAAAGGTGAACGTGTCTGAGTTCGGGGACCCGTGTCTACATTGGACCGCTACTGGCGGACAGCAACTGCACAACTACTGCCGGGCCCCGCGGGTAGGGGACCTCAAACCCTGGTGCTACGTCCTGGTCGGGGGGAAATCACTAGTGGAGGCACAATGTGACATCCAACATTGCACAG AATGCTACACTCTGACGGGAAGTGACTACAGAGGAAACCAGTCGGAGCCGTACTCGGGCGTGAGAACAGCGTGCATGTCCTGGGCTGATACCGGCGGGGGGAAACAGGTGTCCACTGCCAGATATCCTGGAGGATCGCAGGGCATCGGAGAACACAACTACTGCAG GAACCCTGATGGCCGGTCCACTCCTTGGTGTTACACAGGACAATTCGCTGGAAATGCGCTAGGATGTCACATACAGAACTGTAAAG CACCGGGATATCTGGGATGCTACAACTTACGGTACAACATGTGGACAATCACGCGTCACCAGCCCTTCGGCTCCCTCACCATCCCTTCCTGCTTGGACTTCTGTCGCCGCCAGGGGGCGCAGTACGGCGGGGTCAGTCAGGGGACCCAATGCTACTGCATCGTGGGACCGAAGAACGCCCAGCGGGCCCTGCGGGAAGTGCACGACTGCGGAACGCCCTGTAGCGGGGACAACCGGCAGTTCTGTGGAGGACAAAACAGCATGGCGCTGTTCGATG TGAAGATGGGCCGGTGTGGCGGGTACCTGTACAGCACGCGGGGTACCGTCTACTCGCCCAACTGGCCCGACCCGTTCCCCACATCAAAGATCTGCTCTTGGACCATCACTGTTCCAGAG GACAGATTCGTCCGACTCCGCTTCAAGTACTACGACATTCCGGACAAAAACGACTACGTCTCGGTCTGGAACAACCAGACCGACTCCGGGGAGGTTCTGAAACCACAGGACATGAAGGACGGGCACGTCGTGGAGACGAACGCCGTGAATCTCTACTTCTCGTCCGACCCACACGGCAGCGGGGGTGGATTCTCTCTGCTGTATGAAG CGATAAAACAGTGTCCTGAACCGAGCATACCCCACGGTATGACGAGCGCAAGTTTCTTCCTGCCGGGCCACAAGGCGTCCTTCCGCTGCCGGCCAGGCTTCACCCGGGTCGGGCCCAGGACCGCCACTTGCCAGGATAACGGAGAGTTCGACCAACTCCCGAAGTGCGTGCCCAACAAAGGCACTGTGGTCACTACCAAAG GGCCAAAGAGAACAGATGCAGCGACTGAAGCAGGCCGAACCAACTGGAGAACCAAAACAACAGACCCTCCAG CGAGACCCTCTGACAGTTACGGAaggccattcagcaccaaggacagccatgACACTGCAGACGGGCTAACCACGCCGGTCGCCGAGGCCGTTCCTGGGACAGCAGACAAGCAATCCTCCCATGTCGAATTTAGCTATG tTCTCATCCTGATCGTGGCCCTCAGCATAGCGGTCCTCCTTATTGTGGTGCTTCTCGTCCTGGTTCTTATACTCTGCAAACA GAAGAAAGAGCGAGATAGACACCGTGGGGACGAGAGTCGTAACGGCGAGGTTGTGGTGTACGAGACGGTCCCCATGACCGCTACGAAAAG CTCCGAGACTACTCCGACATCAAATGGCCACAGCACGTTCCACCCGCCCAAACGCGAAAACATCTACGACTCCGTGCCGGAGGTTCAGTACGCCACGGTCAACAAGCAGAGGAAAAGC GAAAGCAACGGTGATGTCGATGACAAGCAAGTGAACCAGAAACACGACCTGAACAAGAACGAGGACGCGGGGAGTGACGACACACACGACTACGCCGAACCGCCGGACGCTGGGCGACCGGAGACAAATGATAGTGGAGACGGCAGAGAGTAA
- the LOC136430972 gene encoding tissue-type plasminogen activator-like: MATATFLSLEFVLILWFLWFEQQWAKEPEECYRRENGGVKYQGILHVSETGESCVNWNETDVVFAGSGGHNHCRAPRPGDLVPWCYVRTEEGQLVERRCDIQHCTVCYTVTGADYRGNQSRPEPGGKPCVSWTDRGTYNNKGVHAHNQEYRNRGIGEHNYCRNPSTYFSPWCYTGRGQTNYRPCLILDCKGKDFLCCQWHQCCC; encoded by the exons ATGGCAACAGCAACATTTTTGTCCCTGGAGTTTGTTCTTATACTGTGGTTTCTGTGGTTTGAACAGCAGTGGGCTAAAGAACCTGAAG AATGCTACAGAAGAGAGAACGGTGGTGTGAAGTACCAGGGAATATTACACGTGTCCGAAACCGGAGAGTCCTGCGTAAACTGGAATGAGACCGACGTAGTGTTCGCGGGGTCGGGCGGCCATAACCACTGCCGCGCCCCGCGACCAGGGGACCTGGTACCGTGGTGCTACGTGAGAACTGAGGAGGGGCAGTTGGTGGAACGTCGCTGCGATATACAgcactgtacag TTTGCTACACCGTGACTGGAGCTGACTACAGAGGTAACCAGTCCCGCCCGGAGCCCGGTGGGAAGCCGTGCGTGTCGTGGACGGACAGGGGAACCTACAACAACAAAGGCGTCCACGCACACAACCAGGAGTATCGAAACAGAGGCATCGGAGAACACAACTACTGCCGGAACCCCAGCACCTACTTCAGCCCCTGGTGCTACACTGGTAGAGGACAGACTAACTACAGACCTTGTCTTATATTGGATTGTAAAGGTAAAGATTTCTTATGTTGCCAATGGCATCAATGTTGTTGCTag
- the LOC136430969 gene encoding uncharacterized protein, which produces MASVHVWMSLFFFWMLSAGKCQQQNTKECFTRSKTAVRYEGLLDVSKSGQPCLPWSETELPSVGNHSYCRAPRPQDLQPWCYIQGRESLLEKPCEVEHCKESAHLGCFRLDKPPIEVLNAVPIAEDSMTIDRCLQLCRIRLQDYAGLSGGDKCYCIFYAKERLTEAKDCLTPCKGNEEQKCGGDTSIDIYDVNMGRCGGKHYGLEGTVYSPGYPGLYPNGINCTWDINVPGNRIIQLRFKHSNIGYPTDIVDVQDMVISKDRARITQWNQSRRFLSSSSRVRVYFRSDTKSNGGQFTLSYKALTSCPTPTIPNGSLEINRKIKTDRALFKPGEEVNFTFSCDAGYQKCRKKRKSATCKNSGSWSKLPECRPDTLPCDGQAPTDASQTVPETSTTAQSSHMKTTHPYTADRTLRTSTIRDHVTTARWQTLYQTSMMTSSHISTSSSRTETVSVTYSSEPVVATTKPREPEDPNLYEGPKQGVDHNMIIIASAVGGSVLLAVGVLTCIVISKRRARARKRSRLATAPRGHSRDNEVVDDVLTYNFRTLASTAQIRLQIISTVDGPGSDPNDQSPDAGYATASMTKKKMLPDPPGEAVYQNAVMFNTAERASTKKDLSSKAPAIYTKVKKKKRHVDSPGSTLGSQTSRSERDFDTCEAKVRPEPCPRTSALYAKVNKKRPPEPLPWELEELREPDPEVTYPELDHVQCHVAEVTEFLPDVTPSHSEGVYAEIRDIMVQDSRGSSSDESYNTYDKAAHGYSSE; this is translated from the exons ATGGCATCTGTCCACGTTTGGAtgtctcttttcttcttctggATGCTCAGCGCCGGAAAATgccaacaacaaaatacaaaag aATGCTTCACGAGAAGTAAGACGGCAGTGAGATATGAAGGACTCCTTGATGTGAGCAAATCCGGACAGCCGTGTTTACCATGGAGCGAGACAGAACTTCCGTCTGTCGGTAACCATAGTTACTGCCGGGCACCCAGACCACAGGACCTGCAGCCATGGTGCTACATCCAAGGGAGGGAATCCCTACTGGAGAAACCGTGTGAGGTCGAACACTGCAAAG AATCTGCCCACCTCGGATGCTTTCGCCTTGACAAACCACCAATTGAAGTCCTTAACGCCGTGCCTATCGCGGAAGACTCTATGACAATCGACCGCTGTCTTCAGCTTTGTAGAATTAGACTTCAAGACTACGCAGGACTGTCAGGCGGAGACAAGTGCTATTGTATCTTCTATGCTAAAGAGCGATTGACTGAAGCTAAAGACTGCTTGACGCCTTGCAAAGGTAACGAAGAGCAGAAGTGTGGGGGCGACACTAGCATCGACATTTACGATG TGAATATGGGCCGATGTGGAGGTAAACATTACGGACTGGAGGGGACCGTATATTCGCCAGGATACCCCGGCTTGTATCCGAATGGAATCAACTGCACATGGGATATAAATGTTCCTGGGAACAGAATCATCCAACTGAGGTTCAAACACAGCAATATTGGTTACCCAACCGATATCGTGGACGTTCAGGACATGGTAATTTCCAAGGACCGTGCCAGAATCACACAATGGAACCAAAGCAGACGATTTCTCAGTTCATCTAGCCGTGTACGAGTGTATTTTAGGTCGGACACCAAAAGCAATGGAGGCCAGTTTACCCTTTCCTACAAAG CACTCACCAGCTGCCCTACACCGACCATCCCCAACGGGTCCCTCGAAATAAACAGGAAGATTAAGACGGACAGAGCTCTTTTCAAGCCAGGGGAAGAAGTCAACTTCACCTTCAGCTGTGACGCGGGCTATCAGAAGTGTAGGAAGAAACGAAAGTCGGCCACGTGCAAAAACAGCGGTAGTTGGAGTAAACTACCAGAGTGTCGCCCTGACACTTTGCCGTGTGACGGGCAAGCACCTACAG ACGCATCCCAAACAGTGCCAGAGACATCCACTACAGCACAGTCAAGCCACATGAAGACAACACATCCATACACTGCTGATAGAACTCTGCGCACATCAACCATTCGTGACCATGTCACCACAGCAAGATGGCAAACCCTTTATCAAACCTCAATGATGACGTCGTCACACATATCTACCAGTTCTTCACGCACAGAGACTGTAAGTGTAACTTACTCGTCGGAGCCTGTAGTCGCCACGACCAAGCCAAGGGAGCCTGAGGACCCCAACCTCTATGAGGGACCAAAGCAGGGGGTGGACCATAACA tgataATCATTGCATCAGCCGTCGGCGGGAGTGTACTATTGGCTGTGGGTGTTTTAACCTGCATAGTGATCTCCAAGCGAAG GGCCCGGGCAAGAAAAAGATCACGACTGGCTACTGCACCCCGTGGGCACAGCAGGGACAACGAAGTCGTGGATGACGTCCTCACTTACAACTTCCGCACGCTCGCCAGCACTGCCCAGATCAG gctaCAAATCATCTCGACTGTAGACGGTCCTGGATCCGATCCAAATGACCAAAGTCCGGACGCCGGCTACGCAACAGCCAGTATGACGAAGAAGAAG ATGCTGCCGGATCCACCGGGTGAAGCTGTGTATCAAAACGCTGTCATGTTCAACACCGCTGAGAGGGCATCCACGAAGAAAGACCTATCATCAAAGGCCCCCGCCATCTACACAAAggtcaagaagaagaaaaggcatGTTGACAGTCCAGGATCCACCCTTGGGTCCCAGACATCCAGGTCCGAGAGGGACTTTGATACCTGCGAGGCAAAAGTCCGTCCAGAGCCATGTCCGCGCACATCCGCGCTCTACGCCAAGGTCAACAAGAAACGCCCCCCGGAACCGCTTCCGTGGGAACTG GAAGAACTGCGTGAACCGGATCCGGAAGTGACATATCCGGAGCTGGACCATGTGCAGTGCCATGTTGCAGAGGTCACGGAGTTCCTGCCTGACGTCACGCCGTCCCACAGCGAGGGTGTGTATGCAGAAATCCGTGACATCATGGTACAAGATTCAAGAGGGTCGAGCAGTGACGAATCTTACAACACGTATGATAAGGCCGCCCATGGTTACAGTAGTGAATAA
- the LOC136430971 gene encoding proteoglycan 4-like isoform X2 has product MGRCNVSRYGQRGTIYTPNYPGSYPSSTDCYWNISVAKDHIIKFRFQHFRMSEDSWVSVSDTADRAGGVRITGQDPVGGYVTSSATASVYFRARPSQNAASPRENDGFPNGFILLFEAIRRCPTPTITHGGFDVMRPMTVVSDGSIVTGDTVQFYCDDGYRLTGPERLLCTENGDFDKDTPVCYIPETIVIVIARTTRRTTPGPLPLTSREGPALRPRAPGTSVRPNIATPTTFSTILQPAARVTTAQTSTPTQRPTTRPLRRPTKTKRPPSSRPTQWTTVPSRSRDRSTERTAPDVTVTARSSVTLLDGATKDEKTTSKAPTDSRKRPTTGDEKGVLVSTDTRPAEPYSTKTTSLDVPFTARSTPFISTKTTGWVPVSSPHKSGPFHSTSTTETRQQTTGVRKGLPTLFTQSLPKTTHHTTESTKTFLTTPAEDSRTQQQEVTNDPTATARRLGLNIFALIAIAVAALAFLFLLLILVIWSCRRRNHKIKHQKLELLNYRTEIRAPPTGGTTPENVPMSDMSSNSRVT; this is encoded by the exons atGGGCAGGTGTAACGTCTCTCGGTATGGACAGCGAGGCACCATCTACACTCCCAACTATCCTGGGTCCTACCCGAGTTCGACAGATTGCTACTGGAACATCAGTGTGGCGAAGGACCACATCATCAAATTTAGATTCCAACACTTCAGAATGAGCGAAGACAGCTGGGTGAGTGTGTCGGATACTGCAGACAGGGCCGGCGGAGTGAGGATCACCGGACAGGACCCTGTGGGCGGGTACGTCACAAGTTCGGCAACTGCGTCGGTGTACTTCCGGGCACGTCCGTCACAGAACGCCGCGAGTCCTCGGGAAAACGACGGCTTTCCCAATGGATTTATCCTGTTGTTTGAAG CCATCAGGAGATGTCCGACACCAACAATCACCCATGGAGGCTTCGACGTCATGCGGCCCATGACGGTGGTCAGTGACGGCTCCATCGTGACCGGAGACACCGTCCAGTTCTACTGTGATGACGGCTACCGGCTCACCGGGCCAGAACGTTTACTCTGCACGGAGAATGGGGACTTCGACAAAGACACCCCAGTGTGTTACATTCCAGAGACCATTGTCATTGTAATTGCCAGAACTACAA GAAGAACTACACCGGGACCACTTCCGCTAACGTCCAGAGAAGGACCAGCTCTACGCCCAAGAGCGCCAGGAACAAGCGTGAGACCAAATATAGCAACACCAACAACTTTTAGCACCATTTTACAACCAGCCGCACGAGTTACAACTGCACAGACATCTACACCCACGCAGAGACCTACAACACGGCCACTTCGTCGACCAACTAAAACCAAACGGCCCCCTTCATCTAGGCCAACTCAATGGACAACTGTGCCATCACGGTCAAGGGATCGTTCGACCGAGAGAACTGCACCAGACGTCACTGTAACGGCAAGGTCCAGTGTCACACTACTTGATGGAGCCACGAAGGATGAAAAGACCACTTCAAAGGCACCCACTGATTCAAGAAAGCGCCCAACCACGGGAGATGAAAAGGGAGTGCTTGTCTCCACTGACACCAGGCCAGCAGAAC CTTACTCGACGAAAACAACATCCCTTGACGTGCCGTTTACTGCGAGAAGCACGCCCTTTATCTCGACCAAAACAACTGGATGGGTACCAGTCTCCTCCCCACACAAGTCAGGACCATTCCACAGCACCTCAACCACCGAGACCAGGCAACAAACAACCGGTGTGCGGAAAGGTCTCCCAACCTTGTTCACACAGTCACTGCCAAAGACAACGCATCACACGACAGAATCCACCAAGACGTTCCTGACGACCCCCGCTGAAGACTCGAGGACACAACAGCAAGAGGTCACCAACGACCCAACCGCAACGGCCCGCAGATTGGGATTAAACA tcTTCGCCCTGATCGCTATCGCTGTGGCGGCCTTGGCTTTCCTGTTCCTACTGCTGATACTGGTCATATGGAGCTGTCGAAGAAG GAACCACAAGATCAAGCATCAGAAACTGGAGCTGCTGAACTACAGGACAGAAATAAGAGCGCCTCCTACTGGCGGCACCACACCGGAGAACGTGCCGATGTCAGACATGTCCTCAA ACAGCAGGGTGACTTAG
- the LOC136430971 gene encoding probable maltase-glucoamylase 2 isoform X1, whose translation MGRCNVSRYGQRGTIYTPNYPGSYPSSTDCYWNISVAKDHIIKFRFQHFRMSEDSWVSVSDTADRAGGVRITGQDPVGGYVTSSATASVYFRARPSQNAASPRENDGFPNGFILLFEAIRRCPTPTITHGGFDVMRPMTVVSDGSIVTGDTVQFYCDDGYRLTGPERLLCTENGDFDKDTPVCYIPETIVIVIARTTRRTTPGPLPLTSREGPALRPRAPGTSVRPNIATPTTFSTILQPAARVTTAQTSTPTQRPTTRPLRRPTKTKRPPSSRPTQWTTVPSRSRDRSTERTAPDVTVTARSSVTLLDGATKDEKTTSKAPTDSRKRPTTGDEKGVLVSTDTRPAEPYSTKTTSLDVPFTARSTPFISTKTTGWVPVSSPHKSGPFHSTSTTETRQQTTGVRKGLPTLFTQSLPKTTHHTTESTKTFLTTPAEDSRTQQQEVTNDPTATARRLGLNIFALIAIAVAALAFLFLLLILVIWSCRRRNHKIKHQKLELLNYRTEIRAPPTGGTTPENVPMSDMSSSGQQGDLVANGSAGPKPSEDANMSDDDCDIEPEVTYTELDLAINWDAPVRRTQPETVYAQIRPPSDKTGATYAV comes from the exons atGGGCAGGTGTAACGTCTCTCGGTATGGACAGCGAGGCACCATCTACACTCCCAACTATCCTGGGTCCTACCCGAGTTCGACAGATTGCTACTGGAACATCAGTGTGGCGAAGGACCACATCATCAAATTTAGATTCCAACACTTCAGAATGAGCGAAGACAGCTGGGTGAGTGTGTCGGATACTGCAGACAGGGCCGGCGGAGTGAGGATCACCGGACAGGACCCTGTGGGCGGGTACGTCACAAGTTCGGCAACTGCGTCGGTGTACTTCCGGGCACGTCCGTCACAGAACGCCGCGAGTCCTCGGGAAAACGACGGCTTTCCCAATGGATTTATCCTGTTGTTTGAAG CCATCAGGAGATGTCCGACACCAACAATCACCCATGGAGGCTTCGACGTCATGCGGCCCATGACGGTGGTCAGTGACGGCTCCATCGTGACCGGAGACACCGTCCAGTTCTACTGTGATGACGGCTACCGGCTCACCGGGCCAGAACGTTTACTCTGCACGGAGAATGGGGACTTCGACAAAGACACCCCAGTGTGTTACATTCCAGAGACCATTGTCATTGTAATTGCCAGAACTACAA GAAGAACTACACCGGGACCACTTCCGCTAACGTCCAGAGAAGGACCAGCTCTACGCCCAAGAGCGCCAGGAACAAGCGTGAGACCAAATATAGCAACACCAACAACTTTTAGCACCATTTTACAACCAGCCGCACGAGTTACAACTGCACAGACATCTACACCCACGCAGAGACCTACAACACGGCCACTTCGTCGACCAACTAAAACCAAACGGCCCCCTTCATCTAGGCCAACTCAATGGACAACTGTGCCATCACGGTCAAGGGATCGTTCGACCGAGAGAACTGCACCAGACGTCACTGTAACGGCAAGGTCCAGTGTCACACTACTTGATGGAGCCACGAAGGATGAAAAGACCACTTCAAAGGCACCCACTGATTCAAGAAAGCGCCCAACCACGGGAGATGAAAAGGGAGTGCTTGTCTCCACTGACACCAGGCCAGCAGAAC CTTACTCGACGAAAACAACATCCCTTGACGTGCCGTTTACTGCGAGAAGCACGCCCTTTATCTCGACCAAAACAACTGGATGGGTACCAGTCTCCTCCCCACACAAGTCAGGACCATTCCACAGCACCTCAACCACCGAGACCAGGCAACAAACAACCGGTGTGCGGAAAGGTCTCCCAACCTTGTTCACACAGTCACTGCCAAAGACAACGCATCACACGACAGAATCCACCAAGACGTTCCTGACGACCCCCGCTGAAGACTCGAGGACACAACAGCAAGAGGTCACCAACGACCCAACCGCAACGGCCCGCAGATTGGGATTAAACA tcTTCGCCCTGATCGCTATCGCTGTGGCGGCCTTGGCTTTCCTGTTCCTACTGCTGATACTGGTCATATGGAGCTGTCGAAGAAG GAACCACAAGATCAAGCATCAGAAACTGGAGCTGCTGAACTACAGGACAGAAATAAGAGCGCCTCCTACTGGCGGCACCACACCGGAGAACGTGCCGATGTCAGACATGTCCTCAAGTGG ACAGCAGGGTGACTTAGTGGCAAATGGGTCGGCTGGCCCGAAACCAAGTGAAGACGCAAACATG AGCGATGATGACTGTGACATtgaaccggaagtgacgtataCGGAACTGGACCTGGCCATAAATTGGGACGCTCCTGTCAGACGAACGCAGCCGGAGACGGTGTACGCTCAAATACGCCCTCCGTCAGACAAGACTGGAGCTACGTATGCCGTGTAG